Within Bactrocera oleae isolate idBacOlea1 chromosome 6, idBacOlea1, whole genome shotgun sequence, the genomic segment TTACCTACCTTTACACCAACAGTGGTGTACTCCCTGTTTTAATTGAGTTATactaaataatgtaaaattctCTTATATCATTCTGTAGTTGTAAGTAATTGgtgtatttttaaatgaataagcCATGTTGAAGTTTGTTACAATAACTTATTTAAGGCACATAAGCGTTACGAATCAAAGCTTTAAAAGCAAACACAGAAAGTcaaatagatatacatatgtgttctaAGTTTCGTTAAAAATGTgatatacaatttcttcaataataattcgaaaaaatttcttttgagcatttgcatatattcgatttagttttaaataaactttaaaacataatagagttaaaaaaaatgttgtggtCATTTACATCCAATTGTTGATTTCTttcctatacatacatatgtatgtatgtaaatccaGAACTAAtctaagatttttttaaagaataggCTTATTGATGACgacatttttgttaattaatgttgattacatttttgtaaatattcattatagtttcgttattaattaaatagttttcaTCCTATAAAATCTTATAAATACCACTTGGGATATTTCACACTTTAGAACCAAGTTGAATTTTAGTTTTACCGTCGATAACGTCCAAGATATGCTTTGCAATTTGGACAGGTGTGATGTACATCCATACAATCATCTATACAACATGGTATAAGGCAACAACCAAGCCAGCaactaaatacaaacaaaacacTAACTATTTAATTCTGAGTAATGTCAAGCTTTTTTACATACCCTAAAAGAGCTATTATAAATCCTGACAAGTAAGCGATCATGCCTGGTTCCGTACGTGTAGTAGTTTCGATTTCGATATGACAAGAAGGACATATCATATGTGTAGCAGTTCGACCGATAGGTACAACCGTGGTTACAATTGCATTGTTGGATGATAGAACAGTAGATGCTGCAATTGGTGTAAATGGTCCAACCGGTTTAACTCCACCAACAGCTTCCTGATAAGATGGTGGCGCCGATGGTGGAGGAACGTATGTATATTGCGGGGGCGTTGTTCCATTTGCTTTGCTCATTATTTATTGAGATTTAGTAGTTAGATTCTAGTAAAAAACAAACACAGAATAGGGTTGATTTTAATCTACAAAACGTactgtatgtaatatatatttcacaaatatttttatcaataaggTAAAAAATATGCTCTTTAACTACAATTGTGGGCCATTGGTGTTTCGTGCCcatcaattaaaagaaaatgggtaaaatgtTTGATATCCATTTTATATCCAAAAAGCTTTGGAGGCACAtcctatttttttcaaattcaaaacccaaacattcaaaataaattttttagtaaaatattaacaaaaaacctgaatattttgtaaatcgACATCACAGCCttcaattttttaagtaaaatattaaaaaaaatatatattacattgaATTGGACAAACGGAATAaactaagtatatacatatgtacatgttatatgtatatatacatatgtataccttaTATGAAAATCTAAATAGGCATGCGCAAAAAGCTCTTAACATTGCACCTTCTCAGTTTATTTGTATTCTCTGGCCAAATTTAGGTAGTACACACGGATTTTCGAAATAAGCACAATACTCAAATGTTTAGAGGATGTTTAATGGAGCAAATTTCCACCTAATTCGATTAAGATATTTGACGTAatagtttgtgagatatgtgtCCAGATCTTATTATAGGGTGCCACTaagtttacttttaaaaatctCTTTCTAATTGAAAGGTACGGAATGTTCAATAACGTACAACAATGCAGTAAGTAACGCaacataacaaaattttatactttccTTCAAAACTATATtgaaacatgtaaggaagggctaagttcggatgtaaccgaacattttatactctcgcaaagtcaaatggtatactcgttttagatttcttcgtggatattgccgccttgttctatgttgaccgatattttcggtaaaaagtcaactataggcactggggtccatatattcagtacctaggggcttgaacagttttggttcaatttagataatttttggtcacaaggtggcatactttaaacgtattattcacgcagatataattattgttggaaagtgaaaaaatcagatggaatttaaaatgatgttatatgggaaataggcgtggttgtaatccgatttcgcacatttttgtactataacatagaaatatgagaagaatattatgtaccgaatttcgtTCGGTTCGGTTAAGCAGGTCcaaatatatgggttttcacctaaaagtgagcggtgcgacgcccactatctaattttgaacgtgattCCTATAAAACCATCTtgtaccatcccagagataaaagttagtgcttgatttatcgtgcttttagtagtctttaacagtaccgttatatggggagtgggcagggtTATCACctgatttcaccaattttcacaccgtcgatcgAGATgctaaaaaacatttgttcccagtgaattttgttattatagcttcagtggtgtaggagatatgcacattaaacttattagggggcgggaccacgaccactttaataaaaaaattttaactgctgatgcccctccctaatgtgatcctgtgtaccaaaaaaatgtcttgtatcttgttgtggagcttagttaaggcaaattatttgtttttgattaatggcgttttgtgggcgtagaagtggtccgattacgcccatctgcaagaccaactgtcttacggtaccaagcaTTAAAAATAAGTGACGCCGGAGCAAGCCACGTACAATTGTTCGTTagaaaagcattaattttcgaaatttaagcTAGCTATTGTTAACGTTTACCCTTGAGCTTTGTAAATTGGCATTGCAAATGCAAAACGCAAAGGAAACTGTAGCATCTGGggatggggaatgtttattataatttgaagGAACATTCTTTTTTTGAGAACTATCTCTTTTAAATGTTGGCCGTGGccacgtctcagatggtccatccgttgagttcaattttcgatgactcgttcgagcatttccactggtaactggcgaatgacctTTTGTTCAAAGGTCTGAcccgaagcgggattgtccgcatggactttagactttacatatgcCCCCgttttgttgaaaccaaatgtcgccgagatcacgagcttcaatttcaggtatAAATAGTCGGTTACCATGGCGCGATAACgatcgccattgacggttactctctcaccggcatcatttttgaagaaatatggaccgatgaatgaaccggcccacaaaccttaccaaaccgttttttttctggatgtaatggcaactcttgaatctcttcaggttgctcttcgttccAAATTCGGcaattttacttgtttacatacccatacTACAACCTGAAATGGGCCTTATTGCTAaataaaatttggctcgaaaacgtcggattttcttggaacttttcaagcgcccatagagcgaagcgatgtcgcttgggaaggtcgagtggattcaagcgaagaaaacatcgaaacagtgaaaaacattgtgtttgaaaatcttcgaatcactattagggaagtgGCAGaagatgttggcatatcaatcggctcatgtcattaaattttttcgattgtTTTGTGCATGCAACGTGTGACAGCGAAGTTTGTTTCGAAATTGCTAAATGCACCAGCTGACACATCCATGCTTATACGTGAATTTTGGTCAAAATCAAAACCGTtatcatgcctcaaccaccgtattcacctaAATTGCCTCCCTGCGAATTTTTGCTATTCACAAAACTGAGGAAACCAATGAAaagaaagcgttttgccacaatcgaagaaagagctgttggccataccgaaaagcgcatttcagaagtgcttcgaggattggaagaAGCGTTGGCACAATTGTATTATGTCcgagggggattactttgaaggggacaaaatagatattaattGTAACGCAATTTCCTATTCTattgtgaattttaaaaaacacgtattttttttactctacatttttttctattcattataaaacattCATGAATTAATcacatttcttgttttaaataaaatgatattcgaactaaatcctttgcgttagaaagaaacaaatatgaaatcatctaaatattttaatgtaaacataaaaaagtaaaattatggtcatgtaaaaagttcgttcggttttttattgatttttcaaaagatgataactttgtgtacattaagtcaaatatgcgccgttttgttcgtaaacttgttgccaacgagatgccaacttcattatactccTCTCGTACAAGTAGagggctgcgtccctattggcaaaaaactcggagagccaattttcacaggcctctcttgaggtcaacttctcaccattaagcgcgttcgccttcgaaataaggttcatgtttaggttatttaaaaattgtaagtaattaaattgtaattgtaattaaaatatttagttttaaacgttaatttcgaaaatcatttgattaaaaacaaaacatgtacatatatttagaccgcatataggatatctagtttgttaaaactaatatttatt encodes:
- the LOC106625557 gene encoding LITAF domain-containing protein is translated as MSKANGTTPPQYTYVPPPSAPPSYQEAVGGVKPVGPFTPIAASTVLSSNNAIVTTVVPIGRTATHMICPSCHIEIETTTRTEPGMIAYLSGFIIALLGCWLGCCLIPCCIDDCMDVHHTCPNCKAYLGRYRR